The following are from one region of the Bacillaceae bacterium S4-13-56 genome:
- a CDS encoding 3'-5' exonuclease yields the protein MAEITQFIFFDFEMLCSNRGMDYNDMEAIRLGAVKYDLATKTVSYFDQYIKPRSNKPLSAFCKRLTGITDDQLADAATFPAVLEEFLTWVGGIKRSRFFSWSKSDMSRLEIDSKSWGIPDGTLKKIKQRYVDFQDVFTKRVSKENMSVENALALYDLTFVGIKHNPMFDAYNTLCIYLQFLNQPEVTDRIMIKQFILQKEMDPVEMNATLKEILEQDTTSFFKDLQEVTNIIQAKKTLKKLRRIVTKYNNILHNRSGMFTQKVIQHVKLLVIIYDGLMQTYDEHLKYRSKTMYIDEHLYYPIKKLAIAN from the coding sequence ATGGCTGAAATTACACAATTTATTTTTTTTGATTTTGAAATGTTATGTTCTAATCGCGGAATGGACTACAACGATATGGAAGCAATTCGCTTAGGTGCTGTCAAATATGATTTAGCCACAAAAACAGTTAGTTATTTTGATCAATATATAAAGCCAAGAAGCAATAAACCATTAAGTGCATTCTGTAAAAGGTTAACTGGTATTACAGATGATCAATTAGCTGATGCTGCTACCTTTCCAGCTGTGTTAGAGGAATTTCTGACATGGGTTGGTGGAATTAAACGCTCTCGTTTTTTCTCCTGGTCTAAAAGTGACATGAGCAGGTTAGAAATCGACTCAAAAAGCTGGGGAATTCCTGATGGAACACTTAAAAAAATAAAACAACGTTATGTGGATTTTCAAGATGTTTTCACAAAAAGAGTTTCTAAAGAAAACATGTCTGTAGAAAACGCTCTTGCCCTTTATGACCTTACTTTCGTAGGAATAAAGCATAACCCAATGTTCGATGCTTATAATACACTTTGTATTTATCTTCAATTTTTGAACCAACCAGAAGTTACTGATCGAATTATGATTAAACAATTCATTCTACAAAAAGAGATGGATCCTGTGGAAATGAATGCAACTCTTAAAGAAATACTAGAGCAGGATACTACATCTTTCTTTAAAGACTTACAGGAAGTTACCAATATCATTCAAGCAAAGAAGACTCTCAAGAAACTTAGAAGAATAGTCACTAAATATAACAATATTCTTCATAATCGATCCGGTATGTTTACGCAAAAGGTAATCCAACATGTAAAATTACTAGTAATAATCTACGATGGTTTAATGCAAACCTATGATGAACACCTTAAGTATAGATCCAAGACTATGTATATTGATGAACATTTATACTACCCAATAAAAAAATTGGCCATAGCTAATTAG
- a CDS encoding sporulation protein, whose product MDQSLAYLHEILSNYTEDNEAIRNIDENMVNQSFSSEGDFVQNLHEQDRRMLEQILLKEIHHANQVGDHERGYLLNEVYELLT is encoded by the coding sequence ATGGACCAATCACTAGCGTATTTGCATGAAATTTTATCGAATTACACGGAAGACAATGAGGCAATAAGAAATATAGATGAAAATATGGTGAATCAATCTTTTTCATCGGAAGGGGATTTTGTTCAAAATCTACATGAACAAGATCGGCGGATGTTAGAGCAAATTTTGTTAAAAGAAATTCATCATGCTAATCAAGTAGGGGATCATGAGCGAGGATATCTACTAAATGAGGTCTATGAGCTACTAACTTAA
- a CDS encoding LysM peptidoglycan-binding domain-containing protein, protein MIIHVVQRGETLWRISNRYQVPILDIADVNGLPDSNKLAVGQSLVIPTYDEIHIVQAGEALWMIAQRYGTTVDTIVLTNQIVDPSRIYPGMKLRIPSQLHTVQPGETLWQISQRYQRSMREIMRVNRIENANLIYPGTRLIIPKRKPIIETNAFTYHSGAVATQMVGEVAEHLTYISPFAYVIQEDGSLQLYMKDDRQAIQAGLAENARPMMSITNFTTTSAGENVAHEVLSSSENRERLLTNILAIMREKGYEGLNVDFENVLPADRELYNQFLVETVERLHEAGYFVSTSLAPKISAEQKGLLYEAHDYEAHGRIVDFIVLMTYEWGYRLGPPRAISPLNEIKRVLDYALTVIPKEKIMMGFQLYARDWIIPHQQGMEAETFSPQEAVARAIKYGATIEYDPVSASPYYRYMDEQGRNHEVWFEDARSAQAKFDLAKQYGLLGISYWVLGYPYPQNWALLEDNFTIRKLS, encoded by the coding sequence ATGATTATCCATGTAGTACAAAGAGGAGAAACATTGTGGCGTATTTCTAATCGATATCAAGTTCCTATTTTAGATATAGCAGATGTGAATGGTTTACCAGATTCGAATAAATTAGCTGTGGGTCAGTCACTTGTTATACCAACTTATGATGAGATTCACATAGTTCAAGCTGGAGAAGCACTTTGGATGATTGCTCAAAGATATGGAACAACCGTGGACACTATAGTTCTGACTAATCAAATTGTAGATCCATCAAGAATTTATCCAGGTATGAAATTGAGAATTCCATCTCAGCTCCATACCGTTCAACCAGGGGAGACTCTATGGCAAATTTCACAGCGATACCAACGCTCGATGAGAGAAATTATGAGAGTCAATCGCATAGAAAATGCAAATTTGATCTATCCAGGAACAAGGTTAATTATTCCAAAAAGGAAACCAATCATTGAAACAAATGCCTTTACGTATCACTCCGGAGCAGTAGCAACTCAAATGGTAGGAGAAGTTGCCGAACATCTTACGTATATCTCACCTTTTGCTTATGTCATCCAAGAAGATGGTTCTTTACAACTTTACATGAAGGATGATCGCCAAGCCATTCAAGCAGGCTTAGCAGAAAACGCTCGACCTATGATGTCTATTACTAATTTTACAACAACGTCAGCAGGTGAAAATGTTGCACACGAAGTATTATCGAGCTCTGAAAATAGGGAACGCTTACTCACCAACATTTTAGCCATAATGCGTGAAAAAGGATATGAGGGTTTAAATGTAGACTTTGAAAATGTATTACCTGCTGATCGAGAGCTATACAATCAGTTTCTTGTTGAAACTGTTGAGAGGCTCCACGAGGCAGGATATTTTGTGTCAACTTCACTTGCACCAAAAATCAGCGCCGAACAAAAAGGATTGTTATATGAAGCTCACGATTATGAAGCCCATGGAAGAATAGTTGATTTTATAGTATTGATGACTTATGAATGGGGATATCGCCTGGGTCCACCTCGAGCAATTTCTCCACTAAATGAAATTAAAAGAGTACTTGATTATGCTCTCACTGTAATTCCTAAGGAAAAGATCATGATGGGCTTTCAGTTGTATGCGAGAGACTGGATTATCCCGCATCAACAAGGAATGGAGGCTGAGACCTTTAGCCCACAAGAAGCAGTTGCACGAGCAATTAAATATGGAGCTACAATAGAATATGATCCTGTTTCAGCATCTCCTTACTATCGCTACATGGATGAGCAAGGAAGAAATCATGAAGTGTGGTTTGAAGATGCTAGAAGTGCACAGGCAAAATTTGATTTGGCAAAACAGTACGGGTTATTAGGGATAAGTTATTGGGTTCTTGGATATCCTTATCCACAAAATTGGGCTTTACTAGAAGACAACTTTACGATTCGTAAATTATCCTAA
- a CDS encoding LysM peptidoglycan-binding domain-containing protein — MKIHVVQSGETLWRLSQIYGVAVSQIVATNQLSDPNQLVVGQSLVIPEAAQYHVVQQGETLWSISQQYRVTIESILRENNITNPSLIYPGQRLKIPTDFYVVKPGETLWAISNRFQVPLQELISVNKISNPSQIYPGQRLIIPEKRKPLIEVNAYITRTNDAAQQEVRSVGPYLTYLSPFSYSIRADGTLSTMTETELLQVATNQNIAPLMVLTNFRNGEFSSELASELFANTEAQYRLISNIMEVMEAKGYYGLNIDFEYLYPIDRENYNNFLRRVVERLHPLGYSVSTAIAPKYRREQQGLLYEAHDYQAHGEMVDFVVIMTYEWGWSGGPPMAVAPISEVRQVIQYALTEMPANKIIMGMPLYGYDWTLPYVKGGAWARTLSTKASVELAARNGVSIYFDTQAQSPYFNYVDAQGKEHVVWFEDARSVQVKYDLVEELGLRGVSYWVLGNPFPQNWFVLADHFRIQKF; from the coding sequence ATGAAAATTCATGTGGTCCAGTCTGGTGAAACCCTATGGCGACTTTCTCAAATTTATGGAGTGGCAGTTTCACAAATTGTTGCAACAAATCAACTTTCTGATCCAAACCAATTAGTTGTAGGTCAGTCTTTAGTTATTCCTGAGGCAGCCCAATACCATGTAGTTCAACAGGGTGAGACTTTATGGAGTATCTCCCAACAGTATCGAGTAACTATTGAAAGCATTTTACGGGAAAATAATATTACTAATCCATCTCTCATTTATCCAGGTCAAAGATTAAAAATACCAACAGATTTTTACGTAGTAAAACCAGGGGAAACTTTGTGGGCCATTTCTAACAGATTTCAAGTCCCATTACAGGAGCTAATCTCAGTAAACAAAATCTCTAATCCATCACAAATCTATCCTGGACAGCGTTTGATTATTCCTGAAAAAAGAAAGCCTCTGATTGAGGTAAATGCTTATATAACAAGAACTAATGATGCTGCTCAGCAGGAGGTAAGAAGTGTAGGCCCCTACTTAACCTATCTAAGCCCCTTTAGTTATTCCATTCGTGCTGATGGCACTTTAAGTACAATGACTGAAACAGAACTGCTTCAGGTTGCAACGAACCAAAATATTGCTCCTTTAATGGTTCTAACCAATTTTAGAAATGGAGAATTTAGTTCAGAGCTTGCTAGCGAGTTATTTGCAAACACAGAGGCACAGTATCGTTTGATTTCAAATATTATGGAAGTAATGGAGGCAAAGGGATATTACGGGTTGAATATTGACTTTGAATACTTGTATCCAATCGACAGAGAAAATTATAACAACTTTTTGCGAAGAGTGGTAGAGCGATTACATCCATTAGGCTATTCCGTGTCAACAGCTATTGCACCAAAATATAGACGTGAGCAACAAGGATTATTATATGAGGCACATGATTATCAAGCCCATGGTGAAATGGTTGATTTTGTTGTCATTATGACCTATGAATGGGGGTGGTCTGGCGGTCCGCCGATGGCAGTGGCGCCGATCAGCGAGGTTCGTCAAGTGATTCAATACGCCCTTACAGAAATGCCAGCTAATAAGATTATTATGGGAATGCCTCTTTATGGATATGACTGGACACTTCCATATGTAAAAGGAGGGGCTTGGGCAAGAACGTTAAGTACAAAAGCTTCAGTTGAGCTTGCGGCAAGAAATGGCGTTTCCATTTACTTCGATACACAGGCACAATCTCCTTACTTTAACTATGTGGATGCACAAGGGAAAGAGCATGTGGTCTGGTTCGAAGACGCACGTAGTGTTCAGGTCAAATACGACCTTGTAGAAGAATTAGGACTCAGAGGAGTAAGTTATTGGGTACTAGGAAATCCGTTTCCACAAAACTGGTTTGTTCTTGCAGACCACTTTAGAATACAAAAATTTTAA